In Candidatus Binataceae bacterium, the sequence TTGAAGCTGATCGCGATGCGCCCGCACGAGCAGGCAGTCACGGACCCGGCGATGCGCGCCTTCTATCATCAGCGCGTGCACGAGCTGAACAAGGGCCTCTCGGACGTCGAGACGATTGTCGCCTTCGCGCTGGTGGCGCATCCGTTCAGCCAGGACAACGGCGAGCTCACGCCGACCCTCAAGCTGCGGCGCAAGGTCGTTATCGAGCACTACCGCGAGGCGATCGAATCGATGTACGGAGGATAGTCGCAGGCGAGGCGCGGCCGGCGGCCGCCGCTACTCGGCCAGGTAGTAGTCGATCGTCGTGACGAGGCGGAGCTTCTTTTCGATCGAGGCGCGCTCCTCGGTCGGATTGGGTGTTTCGCCGTCGCGGCTCATCACCTGAAAGACGCCCTCGCTCGCGCGTCGGATCGCGCCGAGATGGCTCTTGGAGTCGGCCGCGAACTGCTCGGCCAACGCCCGCGCGCTCTTGGTCGCCTGCGCCAGCATCGCGGGCCGGATGTCGCTTAAGCGGGTGAACAAATAAGCGGGGTTGGCGGTGCCGCTTTCCTGATGTCCGTCCAGCACCACGCCCTGCCGAATCAGCTCGCCCGTCATCTCGCTCGCCTCGCGTACCGCGTCGATCTTGGTGGTGCGAATCTCGAAGCCGGCGGTTATGACGTAGCGCCGGGAGGCCTCGACGTTGGGCGGGCCCATCAGGGTGGCGAAAGCGAACTGGTCGTTGATCCGCGTCGTCAGGGGCACGATTTCGCGGTCGATGAAGCCGGACTTGGCAATGAAGGCGCGCACCAGCTCGCGATCGTGTTCGCTCGTGGCGCTGACCGCGCTGATATCGGCGCCGGTCGCGGTAAAGCTCAGCGTCCACACCGCGAGATCGGCCTTGACGTCGCGCTCGGCCAGTCCCTTGACACTGACGTAACGCTCGGGGCGCCGGCCCTGGAGAAAGCCCTGCCCTACAAAGAAGCCGCCCAGCGCCGCGCCGGCCCCGACCAGGAGGCCGAGAATCACCGCGGCAGGAAACGAGATCGACCCGCGCTCCATCTTGCTGCGGGAATCAGCTCCGCGGGTTCTCTTCGCTCTCGAGAGCGAGGATCGTATGGATCGTCACCAGGCGCTTGACCAGGTAAGCGCGCT encodes:
- a CDS encoding SIMPL domain-containing protein (The SIMPL domain is named for its presence in mouse protein SIMPL (signalling molecule that associates with mouse pelle-like kinase). Bacterial member BP26, from Brucella, was shown to assemble into a channel-like structure, while YggE from E. coli has been associated with resistance to oxidative stress.), producing MERGSISFPAAVILGLLVGAGAALGGFFVGQGFLQGRRPERYVSVKGLAERDVKADLAVWTLSFTATGADISAVSATSEHDRELVRAFIAKSGFIDREIVPLTTRINDQFAFATLMGPPNVEASRRYVITAGFEIRTTKIDAVREASEMTGELIRQGVVLDGHQESGTANPAYLFTRLSDIRPAMLAQATKSARALAEQFAADSKSHLGAIRRASEGVFQVMSRDGETPNPTEERASIEKKLRLVTTIDYYLAE